Below is a genomic region from Helicobacter jaachi.
TTTGACACTTAGGCTTATAGCAAGGAATACAAGGATAATTAATCTTAGGATAAATGGCTATACCACGATTATATAAATACACCTCTTCTCCACTTGTCGCACCATAAAGCACAACTACACGCTTTTTTAACGCAAGAGCTAAATGCACACCCAAACTATCGCTGCTTACTAAAATATCACAACCTGCTATCCAATCCATATATTCATAGAGATTATTCATACCCTGCTGCCAGCTGTATGTGATATTGCGCGCCTGCAGTTTTTGGGCTAGCTCCTCCCATTTGTATTTTGCCATAGCTTTTGTAGGCCATTTGCTCCCCACAAAGTGATTAAGCCCTATGGTAAAGTGATTTTGAGGTTTAGGCTTATAGCCTAGAGAATACTCTTGATTTTGCCACACACAGCCCACCATTTCAACAATAATTTTTTGCCAAATATCATGTGTTTTGCTCCCACTTGCTTTCTCTTTGATGTAATTTTTTGCCACAAATCCTTGCATATAAGTATCATACTCGCCACTTTGCACATTAAAGCGAAACCCTACTTTTTCCCATGCTTGTATCATATCCGTGAGCGCGCAAATACCTTGCAGTTTTTCAAGATTTACTACCATATCATAATGCTCTCTCATGAGTGCAAAGGGCATAAATTCGTCCCACACAAGCACTCTATCGATATATGGGTTTTCAATCACTAAGGGCAAGGCTTCTTGAGACACAAGCCAGCTAATATGAGAGTGTGGATACTTTGCTTTTAATGCCTCTAACACTACAGAGCAGCGCACTACATCGCCTAAACTTACAATTTTGCCAATCTCTGGGTCAAGCGTTTCAGAA
It encodes:
- a CDS encoding glycosyltransferase family 9 protein; the protein is MKILILKLGYSETLDPEIGKIVSLGDVVRCSVVLEALKAKYPHSHISWLVSQEALPLVIENPYIDRVLVWDEFMPFALMREHYDMVVNLEKLQGICALTDMIQAWEKVGFRFNVQSGEYDTYMQGFVAKNYIKEKASGSKTHDIWQKIIVEMVGCVWQNQEYSLGYKPKPQNHFTIGLNHFVGSKWPTKAMAKYKWEELAQKLQARNITYSWQQGMNNLYEYMDWIAGCDILVSSDSLGVHLALALKKRVVVLYGATSGEEVYLYNRGIAIYPKINYPCIPCYKPKCQMPEHCMDFIDIDEIIAYITR